A genomic window from Candidatus Tumulicola sp. includes:
- the lptC gene encoding LPS export ABC transporter periplasmic protein LptC, which yields MELTVRALFRWKTLAIVAAVAFFAAIGYYLISGLFMPDVTAHQQQDTTIVVHDVKGQAVGGGHSSWRFAAVTSEASIDGAIIRYHDARATYLLRNKPAYKLVAAEVILDSRTQNYTATHGVHVWSVGGGETQTFRTQQLVWNNSTQTLICPSTVKLEYHGVALVTKRLNINLSTGALTLGTSSADIGPNARPPDMK from the coding sequence ATGGAGCTGACCGTTCGCGCGCTGTTCCGCTGGAAGACTTTGGCGATCGTCGCCGCTGTCGCGTTCTTCGCCGCCATCGGCTACTATCTCATCAGCGGACTGTTCATGCCGGACGTCACGGCGCACCAGCAACAGGACACGACCATCGTGGTGCACGATGTGAAAGGCCAGGCGGTCGGCGGCGGCCATTCTTCCTGGCGATTCGCGGCAGTGACGTCAGAGGCCAGCATTGACGGCGCGATCATCAGGTATCACGACGCGCGCGCGACGTACCTCTTGCGCAACAAGCCGGCGTACAAACTTGTCGCGGCAGAAGTGATCCTGGATTCGCGGACGCAGAACTACACGGCGACACACGGCGTGCATGTGTGGTCGGTCGGTGGTGGGGAGACGCAGACGTTTCGCACCCAGCAGCTGGTGTGGAACAACTCGACGCAGACGCTCATCTGCCCCTCGACCGTCAAGCTTGAGTATCATGGGGTTGCGCTCGTGACCAAGCGCTTGAACATCAATCTTTCGACTGGGGCGCTCACGCTCGGGACGTCGTCGGCCGATATCGGACCGAATGCACGCCCGCCCGACATGAAGTAG
- the lnt gene encoding apolipoprotein N-acyltransferase, producing MTQKISFYTKAALAIACPLAIVLAFPKANLTLLAFAALVPLFWLWSRSSWKSALWWGWLSGFIMCGLLFSWTTNSLGDEIGNFKYLTLVLFAGIEGFSVAIVAALVAVMARGRFGAAMVFAAPAAWLIWEALRTIGSVSMPFGQLGAIAPHLAWLLPMAAYAGVYGLTAIIVLANGALAGIVFGDGRARLAGGVVLAVLAVSIVAGDVARSRVVLPAATTKVAIVQGNISQRVKWSPAIFSQTIEVYSQLTRAAARSGARVVIWPETAITEFPVEKPELLAGLERLARETRTWILAGTLDSPAPGAMYNVVIDLTPFGGLGGIYQKHILVPFAEFLPLDWLFRKIPLRCGDVNCFERASTFSHGPGPGVLQAGDLKLGLLICFESAYSSYARATALAGATTLLIVTDDAWFGTSAGPYMHADMAVIDAVQTGRWVIRGADTGISQIIDPSGRIKGEIPLDTVGVLVGSVGEPVDTPYLRFGAGWLLGLALVAIVCGFIGPKADAARAPSK from the coding sequence GTGACGCAAAAGATTTCATTCTACACAAAAGCGGCCTTGGCGATCGCGTGCCCGCTAGCGATCGTGCTGGCCTTTCCTAAAGCGAATCTTACGCTGCTCGCGTTTGCGGCTTTGGTCCCGTTGTTCTGGCTGTGGTCGAGGTCGTCCTGGAAGTCGGCTCTGTGGTGGGGTTGGTTGTCCGGTTTCATCATGTGCGGGCTGCTCTTCTCGTGGACGACGAATTCCCTCGGCGACGAGATCGGCAATTTCAAGTACCTGACGCTCGTGTTGTTCGCGGGCATTGAGGGTTTTTCGGTCGCGATCGTCGCCGCTCTCGTCGCCGTCATGGCGCGCGGTCGCTTCGGCGCGGCGATGGTGTTCGCAGCGCCCGCGGCGTGGCTGATCTGGGAAGCGCTGCGGACCATCGGCTCGGTGAGCATGCCGTTCGGGCAGCTGGGCGCGATCGCGCCGCACCTCGCCTGGCTGCTGCCGATGGCTGCGTATGCAGGCGTCTACGGATTGACCGCGATCATCGTATTGGCGAACGGGGCGCTTGCGGGGATCGTTTTCGGCGATGGCCGGGCGCGCTTGGCCGGCGGCGTCGTCCTCGCCGTGCTCGCCGTGTCGATCGTCGCGGGAGACGTTGCGCGCTCGCGCGTCGTCTTGCCCGCGGCCACGACCAAGGTGGCGATCGTCCAAGGCAATATTTCGCAGCGCGTCAAGTGGTCGCCGGCGATCTTCTCGCAAACGATCGAGGTGTACTCGCAGCTCACGCGTGCCGCCGCTCGCAGCGGAGCGCGCGTCGTGATATGGCCGGAGACGGCGATCACCGAGTTCCCGGTGGAGAAACCCGAGCTGCTTGCCGGCCTCGAACGGCTGGCGCGCGAGACGCGCACCTGGATCCTGGCCGGCACGCTCGACTCGCCGGCCCCGGGCGCGATGTACAACGTCGTGATCGATCTCACGCCGTTCGGCGGCCTCGGCGGCATCTATCAAAAGCACATCCTCGTGCCGTTCGCGGAGTTCTTGCCGCTCGATTGGCTGTTCCGCAAAATTCCGCTGCGCTGCGGGGACGTGAATTGCTTCGAGCGCGCCTCGACCTTCTCGCACGGCCCGGGACCGGGCGTGCTGCAGGCCGGCGATCTGAAGCTTGGGCTGCTGATCTGCTTCGAGTCCGCCTATTCGTCGTACGCTCGCGCCACCGCGCTGGCCGGCGCGACCACGCTGCTCATCGTCACCGACGACGCGTGGTTTGGAACCTCCGCCGGTCCGTACATGCATGCGGACATGGCCGTCATCGATGCGGTGCAGACCGGCCGTTGGGTCATACGCGGAGCCGACACCGGCATTTCGCAGATCATCGATCCTTCAGGCCGGATCAAGGGCGAGATCCCGCTCGATACGGTGGGCGTGCTCGTCGGATCCGTCGGGGAGCCCGTCGACACGCCGTATCTCCGATTCGGCGCCGGTTGGCTGCTGGGGCTGGCGCTCGTCGCTATCGTGTGCGGATTCATCGGACCGAAGGCAGACGCGGCGCGCGCGCCGTCGAAATAG
- a CDS encoding OstA-like protein → MSLSWARRLRLTAALCCAAALVCGAFARPHAATAQEASPLPTVSATPAASATPTAGATLMPTATLMPVRQTPSANLTPTPEPELYPFNLRSNQQMQTTITVGPTPLTSATPTESPYPPAPVGTPTLAPPPVGSARVTADQLFGQTNGDIDAEGHVDVRYGDADILADRAHYDAQTKIIRAVGNVRYVSASGDTATADSLEYDTAHDRVTMDQVQGQTSSVSYQGEQIRGYAYYKGRRVTIDQDGRSVLQDGWITTCDLHHVAYHITGKEIEIRPNDRIIAHSSHLYLGKLLVAALGYLVVPIAPQGERRPSLIAPRIGYNSIYGFFLKNYINYYRSPYWYGTYHVDLYQKAGLGLGADLYFARRDGRGSGTFTFYNIHSTGNQVATTGVKNSFQANLNLQQALGRHVTASINAAYQSQTALSSIPSTTSANINLVHNGARSTTSYGLTLTSTGVNHATGGLFSHTIAFSPVFSENVSFNFQDSVAPPTFSRSYSFLSDAHYTARAFDADLVTQTLHGDTSINNAGAITTTPVLGFQKVPELTVRGRPFTIPSLRLPVSVTLIDGVYNDAFDNFVTSRQELSAQLGSAVYRIGNSATVTATANLRQDSYGTGDLRGAIGEQYSLQKFFGQHADDTLSYSSQSVRGFTPLQSFDLLTGFDQFNDVLNVYNGSYYRFTASTNYDFRNKFLGSINYQLNVTPSPLASLILGDSYDPHGSGYGPLNITLSTPLGRNDYLQFLGNYDFRLHGLQGQNYFLTHTVNDCYQIRIAYRQPLHEVDVSINLLAFPSQGVNFGLNGRSSILPQNFGQ, encoded by the coding sequence TTGTCATTGTCGTGGGCACGCCGCTTGAGGCTCACCGCCGCGCTCTGCTGCGCGGCGGCGCTTGTTTGCGGCGCGTTTGCTCGGCCTCACGCCGCGACGGCGCAAGAAGCCTCGCCGCTTCCGACCGTTAGCGCCACGCCGGCAGCGTCCGCGACGCCCACCGCCGGCGCAACGTTGATGCCAACGGCGACGCTCATGCCCGTGCGCCAAACCCCATCGGCGAACCTCACGCCCACGCCGGAACCCGAGCTTTACCCGTTCAATCTGCGGTCCAACCAACAAATGCAGACCACGATCACGGTCGGGCCGACTCCGCTCACCTCAGCCACCCCAACCGAGTCGCCCTATCCGCCTGCGCCGGTCGGCACGCCCACGCTCGCGCCGCCGCCCGTGGGATCGGCCCGCGTCACCGCCGATCAGCTGTTCGGACAGACCAACGGCGACATCGACGCGGAGGGCCACGTCGACGTGCGCTACGGCGACGCCGACATTCTCGCGGATCGAGCGCACTATGACGCGCAGACCAAGATCATCCGCGCCGTCGGCAACGTGCGCTATGTCTCGGCGAGCGGCGACACCGCGACTGCCGACTCGCTTGAATACGATACCGCCCACGATCGCGTGACGATGGACCAGGTCCAGGGCCAGACCTCATCGGTGAGCTATCAAGGCGAGCAGATCCGCGGTTATGCGTACTACAAAGGCAGGCGCGTCACGATCGACCAGGACGGCCGTTCGGTTCTGCAAGACGGCTGGATCACGACGTGCGACCTTCACCACGTCGCCTACCACATCACCGGCAAAGAGATCGAGATACGGCCGAACGATCGCATCATCGCGCATAGCTCGCATCTCTACCTCGGCAAGCTGCTCGTCGCGGCGCTCGGCTACCTTGTCGTGCCGATCGCGCCGCAAGGAGAACGGCGCCCGAGCCTCATCGCTCCGCGCATCGGCTACAACAGCATCTATGGATTCTTCCTGAAGAATTACATCAACTATTACCGCAGCCCGTATTGGTACGGAACGTATCACGTGGATCTTTACCAAAAAGCGGGGCTCGGTCTCGGCGCCGACCTTTACTTCGCGCGGCGCGACGGGCGCGGCAGCGGCACGTTCACGTTCTACAACATCCATAGCACGGGCAATCAGGTCGCCACCACCGGCGTGAAGAACTCGTTCCAAGCCAACCTGAATCTGCAGCAGGCGCTGGGCAGGCACGTCACGGCCTCGATCAACGCCGCGTATCAGAGCCAGACCGCGCTTTCGTCGATCCCCTCCACGACGTCCGCGAACATCAACCTCGTGCACAACGGCGCGCGCAGCACGACCAGCTACGGCTTGACGCTGACGAGCACGGGCGTGAACCATGCGACCGGCGGTCTGTTCAGCCACACGATCGCGTTCTCGCCGGTGTTCTCGGAGAACGTCTCGTTCAACTTCCAGGATAGCGTGGCCCCGCCGACCTTCTCGCGCTCGTATTCTTTCCTATCGGATGCGCATTACACGGCGCGCGCCTTCGACGCGGATCTCGTGACCCAGACGCTGCACGGAGATACGAGCATCAACAACGCGGGCGCGATCACCACGACGCCCGTGCTCGGGTTCCAGAAAGTGCCTGAGCTGACCGTGCGCGGAAGGCCGTTCACGATCCCGAGCTTGCGGCTGCCGGTCAGCGTCACGCTGATCGACGGCGTCTACAACGACGCGTTCGACAACTTCGTGACGTCGCGCCAAGAGCTCAGCGCGCAGCTCGGCAGCGCGGTGTATCGCATCGGCAACAGCGCGACCGTGACGGCGACGGCCAACCTGCGGCAGGACTCGTACGGAACCGGAGACTTGCGCGGGGCGATCGGCGAGCAATATTCGCTGCAGAAGTTCTTCGGCCAGCACGCGGACGACACGCTGAGCTATTCATCCCAGAGCGTGCGCGGCTTCACGCCCTTGCAGTCCTTCGACTTGCTCACCGGCTTCGACCAGTTCAACGACGTGCTCAACGTCTACAACGGCAGCTACTATCGTTTCACGGCCTCGACCAATTACGATTTCCGCAACAAGTTCTTGGGATCGATCAACTATCAGCTCAACGTGACGCCCAGCCCGCTCGCCAGCCTGATCCTAGGCGATTCGTACGACCCGCACGGCTCCGGCTACGGCCCTTTGAACATAACGCTTTCCACGCCGCTTGGCCGCAACGACTACCTGCAATTCCTCGGCAACTACGATTTCAGGCTGCACGGATTGCAGGGCCAGAACTACTTCCTGACCCACACGGTCAACGATTGCTATCAGATCCGGATCGCCTACCGTCAGCCGCTGCACGAAGTGGATGTGTCGATCAACCTGCTCGCGTTCCCCAGTCAGGGCGTCAATTTCGGCCTGAACGGCCGCAGCTCGATCCTGCCGCAGAACTTCGGCCAATAG
- a CDS encoding LptF/LptG family permease, with protein MRRTKAGLDWLTAGHRKRSGHSPAKARFGVQILDRYVLGELAGPFAFAIAAFTLFMLINTLFLAADYVINKGIPFGMIMRYLVLQLPTVFYLILPFGVLFAVLLGIGRLAGDNEITALRTSGVSLQRLALPCYVFGILMTMVAFAINEDIAPRSQHKAAMLFREIVYHSTQAVIQPYQYYRTQDGTHVIYVMSVESGTGDMHNVQIWTIGNGYWPETITARLARQSHGQIIMVDGFDTTFKPDGSLQQTKHFGSLEFPLGTDLSQLFAPQSAFETNSKELRTEIKLLKNSGQDVSQLEMQLQQKYAMPVACMVSLLIALPLAIRFGRRGRGVAAMLAVLVLFAYYLIMVATNALGKNGAIWPPLAAWLPNIAIGGTGLFMLLFEER; from the coding sequence GTGAGACGAACAAAAGCCGGGCTCGACTGGCTGACAGCCGGACATCGCAAACGCAGCGGCCACTCGCCGGCGAAGGCCCGTTTCGGAGTCCAGATCCTGGATCGCTACGTGCTCGGCGAATTGGCCGGGCCATTCGCGTTCGCCATCGCGGCGTTCACCCTGTTCATGCTGATCAACACGCTTTTTTTGGCGGCGGACTACGTCATAAACAAGGGCATCCCGTTCGGCATGATCATGCGCTATCTGGTGCTCCAGCTGCCGACGGTCTTCTATCTGATCCTGCCGTTCGGCGTTTTGTTCGCCGTGCTCCTCGGCATCGGCCGGCTGGCCGGCGACAATGAGATCACCGCGCTGCGCACGAGCGGCGTCAGCCTGCAGCGCCTCGCGCTGCCCTGCTACGTGTTCGGCATCCTCATGACGATGGTGGCCTTCGCCATCAACGAAGACATCGCGCCGCGCTCGCAGCACAAGGCAGCGATGCTGTTCCGCGAGATCGTGTATCACTCCACGCAAGCGGTCATCCAACCGTATCAGTATTACCGCACGCAGGACGGCACCCATGTGATCTACGTGATGTCCGTGGAGTCGGGCACCGGCGACATGCACAACGTCCAGATCTGGACCATCGGCAACGGCTATTGGCCCGAGACGATCACCGCGCGGCTAGCGCGCCAGTCGCACGGCCAGATCATCATGGTGGACGGCTTTGACACGACGTTCAAGCCCGACGGCTCCCTGCAGCAGACCAAGCATTTCGGCAGTCTGGAATTCCCGCTCGGCACCGACCTGAGTCAGCTCTTCGCGCCGCAAAGCGCTTTCGAGACCAACTCGAAAGAATTGCGGACCGAGATCAAGCTGCTCAAGAACTCAGGCCAAGACGTCAGCCAGTTGGAGATGCAGCTGCAGCAGAAATATGCGATGCCCGTGGCCTGCATGGTGAGTCTGCTCATCGCGCTGCCGTTGGCGATCCGGTTCGGCAGACGCGGGCGCGGCGTGGCCGCGATGCTGGCCGTCCTGGTGCTCTTCGCGTACTACCTGATCATGGTCGCCACCAACGCGCTTGGCAAGAACGGCGCCATCTGGCCGCCGCTCGCGGCCTGGCTGCCGAACATCGCCATCGGCGGCACGGGTCTGTTCATGCTGCTCTTCGAGGAACGCTGA
- a CDS encoding lytic transglycosylase domain-containing protein, which translates to MKAAPTLWRSARAVLIIAASVLAGCSGGGFLPFGQGPHEISAARLNRIVAQQSMAHHVPAPLLRAVIHVESGEDPSAISTAGAMGLMQLMPGTARAYGVLNPFDPAQNVAGGASHLSALLKEYHGNVALALAAYNAGSGAVAQYKGIPPYAETSSYVSNVLSIFRNSGSRK; encoded by the coding sequence GTGAAGGCCGCCCCGACGCTCTGGCGCAGCGCCCGCGCCGTCCTCATCATCGCTGCTTCGGTGCTGGCCGGCTGCAGCGGCGGCGGCTTCCTCCCGTTCGGACAAGGCCCACACGAGATCTCCGCGGCGCGGCTCAACCGCATCGTGGCGCAGCAATCGATGGCACACCACGTGCCGGCGCCCCTGCTGCGCGCCGTCATCCATGTCGAGTCCGGCGAGGATCCCTCGGCGATCTCCACGGCCGGCGCCATGGGGCTCATGCAATTGATGCCGGGGACCGCGCGCGCGTACGGCGTCCTCAATCCTTTTGATCCCGCGCAGAACGTCGCCGGCGGTGCTTCGCATCTGAGCGCTCTTCTCAAAGAATACCACGGCAATGTCGCGCTCGCGTTGGCGGCGTACAACGCCGGTTCCGGCGCCGTCGCGCAATACAAGGGCATCCCGCCGTATGCGGAGACGAGTTCGTACGTGAGCAACGTGCTGTCGATATTCCGCAACTCAGGCAGTCGCAAGTAG
- a CDS encoding zinc-ribbon domain containing protein, with protein MQDRTLACRDCGAEFIFTVGEQEFYAQKGFEHEPARCPACRQARKRDRSSGAERVMFDAVCSQCGAATQVPFSPRPDKPVYCPDCYKTVVGRRVRT; from the coding sequence TTGCAAGATCGAACCTTGGCCTGCCGCGATTGCGGCGCTGAATTCATCTTCACCGTCGGCGAACAGGAATTCTACGCGCAAAAGGGCTTCGAGCACGAGCCGGCGCGTTGCCCCGCTTGCCGCCAAGCGCGCAAGCGCGATCGCTCAAGCGGCGCTGAACGCGTCATGTTCGACGCGGTCTGCTCGCAGTGCGGCGCCGCCACTCAAGTGCCGTTCTCACCTCGCCCCGACAAACCGGTGTACTGTCCGGACTGCTACAAGACGGTCGTCGGCCGGCGCGTCCGAACGTAA
- a CDS encoding redoxin domain-containing protein, with protein MRIATSLLTLMLAAGCLAFGQAARAASAPSVGTKAPDFSLPTTGQNTMALSSLRGNVVVVNFFATWCPPCRAETPDLINVQKRFASRGVTFVGVDDREPSALVSTWAAANRVTFPLVLDADGGVEKTYDVNGIPTTYVLDKDGRIVFSQVNQLSGSLLASALNDVLAGRLPRESKAAKRFEDIVASSTADVSASLARGQTAQAIAAGTAASKKLDDILNDVMATDIDYAWASHVRDRLGLALAKAYETRAAAQPKAKTTAHDLEQAALLRGQSALDDERFDSALKYYRAAVRLAPKDTDAYDGVASVAGRTGDHATVLSIDVTEAGFDPKNPESWLGVANGYLGLKRYEEALRASHTGLALAAVDYALHPDKKHNAYELGRMWLKLARLSIAAGDSSGATWMLADSAACAPATIVAQQADEQFAALSPSPIYVAVSGAAQVVGKSSKPALLWVNVRNAAQSERTVHLSALGVPKRWVLSFCYEKVCDPYKSTITLGPGANQRVELQVVPLSSTKGEWDMRLTPTGDDTMQLLVDAKTAKAQVTVSAT; from the coding sequence ATGCGCATTGCGACCTCTCTTCTCACCCTCATGCTGGCCGCCGGCTGCCTCGCCTTCGGGCAGGCCGCTCGGGCCGCGAGCGCGCCGTCCGTCGGAACAAAAGCGCCCGACTTCTCTTTGCCTACTACGGGCCAAAACACCATGGCGTTATCGTCGCTTCGCGGCAATGTCGTCGTGGTCAACTTCTTCGCCACGTGGTGCCCGCCGTGCCGAGCCGAAACGCCGGATCTGATCAACGTGCAAAAGCGCTTTGCGTCGCGCGGCGTGACCTTCGTCGGCGTCGACGATCGCGAACCCAGTGCTCTCGTCTCGACGTGGGCGGCCGCGAACCGCGTCACGTTCCCGCTCGTCCTCGATGCGGACGGCGGCGTTGAAAAGACGTACGACGTCAACGGCATTCCGACGACCTACGTGCTCGACAAGGATGGGCGCATCGTTTTCAGCCAAGTCAACCAACTTTCGGGTTCGCTGCTCGCAAGCGCGCTCAACGACGTGCTCGCCGGCCGTCTGCCGCGCGAGTCGAAAGCCGCAAAGCGGTTCGAAGACATTGTGGCGAGCTCGACGGCCGATGTCTCTGCGTCGCTTGCGCGCGGCCAAACGGCGCAAGCCATCGCTGCGGGCACGGCGGCGTCCAAGAAGCTCGATGATATCCTCAACGACGTCATGGCGACGGACATCGACTATGCGTGGGCATCGCACGTGCGCGATCGCCTGGGGCTCGCCCTCGCCAAGGCGTACGAGACGCGCGCCGCTGCACAACCAAAGGCGAAGACGACGGCCCACGATTTGGAGCAGGCAGCGCTGCTGCGCGGGCAGTCCGCCCTTGACGACGAGCGCTTCGACAGCGCGCTCAAGTACTATCGGGCTGCGGTTCGACTTGCGCCCAAAGACACCGATGCGTATGACGGCGTCGCGTCGGTCGCTGGCCGAACGGGCGATCACGCCACGGTCTTGTCCATCGACGTGACCGAGGCCGGCTTCGATCCGAAGAATCCGGAGAGCTGGCTCGGCGTCGCCAACGGCTATCTCGGATTGAAGCGCTACGAAGAGGCTTTGCGCGCATCGCATACCGGTCTGGCGCTCGCCGCGGTGGACTACGCGCTGCACCCCGACAAGAAGCATAACGCATACGAACTAGGGCGCATGTGGCTGAAGCTGGCGCGGCTCTCGATCGCCGCCGGCGATTCGAGCGGCGCGACATGGATGCTGGCCGACTCAGCCGCTTGCGCGCCGGCGACCATCGTCGCGCAGCAGGCGGACGAGCAATTCGCCGCGCTCTCACCGTCGCCGATCTATGTGGCGGTCTCAGGCGCTGCGCAAGTGGTGGGCAAGTCGTCGAAGCCGGCCCTGCTGTGGGTGAACGTGCGCAATGCCGCGCAAAGCGAACGCACGGTGCATCTGAGCGCGCTCGGCGTGCCGAAGCGTTGGGTGCTCTCGTTCTGCTACGAGAAAGTGTGCGATCCGTACAAGAGCACCATCACGCTGGGTCCCGGCGCGAATCAACGCGTGGAACTTCAGGTAGTGCCGCTGAGCTCGACCAAAGGCGAATGGGATATGCGCTTGACGCCTACCGGCGATGACACGATGCAGCTCTTGGTCGACGCGAAGACGGCGAAGGCGCAGGTGACCGTCTCCGCCACCTAA
- the mraZ gene encoding division/cell wall cluster transcriptional repressor MraZ, producing MSALPKFTGQFEHSLDEKGRLTIPARFRARLGDHFVLTIAPPEPCLAMYPEATWQEFCAKLEAAPRKDAQYRTFVRHLFANTEEVSLDSQGRVLVPQALRDLARLERDAVLVGALTRVEVWPAGGWRKASAAPDGMSDLMTELGLY from the coding sequence ATGAGCGCGCTCCCGAAATTCACGGGACAATTCGAACATTCCCTGGACGAGAAAGGACGGCTAACCATTCCCGCCCGTTTCCGCGCGCGCCTGGGGGACCACTTCGTTCTGACGATCGCACCGCCGGAGCCGTGTCTTGCGATGTACCCCGAGGCGACCTGGCAAGAGTTCTGCGCCAAGCTCGAGGCCGCGCCGCGAAAGGACGCGCAATATCGCACCTTTGTCCGCCATCTGTTCGCGAACACCGAAGAAGTGTCGCTCGATTCTCAGGGCCGAGTGCTCGTTCCGCAAGCGCTCCGGGATCTCGCGCGCTTGGAGCGAGACGCAGTGCTGGTGGGCGCATTGACGAGGGTCGAGGTCTGGCCGGCCGGCGGTTGGCGCAAAGCGAGCGCCGCTCCCGACGGCATGTCCGACCTCATGACCGAGCTTGGACTCTACTAG
- the rsmH gene encoding 16S rRNA (cytosine(1402)-N(4))-methyltransferase RsmH, protein MPALLEESMSLLLPAARGRGSPIFVDATFGAGGHTAAILARCPTARVIALDADPAAAARARELESSTAGRVTPVHANFAQLGDALDALDCSEVDGIMYDLGLSSLQLSDLERGFAFSGTGALDMRLDPSSEAPTAATLLATLKEGEIADIIFEYGDERNARRIAHQIVRRRERSPLRSTSDLVAAVLSAQPRSKRRTAIHPATRTFLALRMAVNRELESLEQTLSTAIRYVRPGGRIAVISFHSGEDRVVKRQFAAWRVAGLVEVLTRKPLTPSALEIAANPRSRSAKLRAAQRSA, encoded by the coding sequence GTGCCCGCACTGCTGGAGGAGAGCATGTCCCTGCTGCTGCCGGCGGCGCGCGGGCGCGGCTCGCCGATTTTCGTCGACGCGACGTTCGGCGCAGGCGGGCATACGGCGGCCATCCTGGCACGCTGCCCAACCGCTCGCGTTATCGCTCTCGACGCCGACCCGGCCGCTGCGGCGCGTGCGCGGGAACTCGAATCAAGCACCGCCGGCCGCGTTACACCGGTTCACGCAAACTTCGCGCAGCTTGGGGATGCGCTTGACGCCCTGGACTGCAGCGAGGTAGACGGCATCATGTACGACCTCGGGCTCTCATCCCTCCAACTGAGCGACCTCGAGCGCGGATTCGCATTCTCCGGGACCGGCGCGCTTGACATGCGCCTCGACCCCTCATCCGAGGCGCCGACCGCCGCGACGCTGCTCGCTACTCTAAAGGAAGGCGAAATCGCGGACATCATCTTCGAGTACGGAGACGAACGCAACGCGCGGCGCATCGCGCACCAGATCGTGCGCCGTCGCGAACGTTCGCCGCTTCGCTCTACCTCGGATCTCGTCGCGGCAGTCCTCAGCGCCCAGCCCAGGAGCAAGCGACGCACGGCGATCCATCCCGCCACGCGCACGTTCCTGGCGCTGCGCATGGCGGTCAATCGCGAACTCGAATCCCTCGAGCAGACGCTGAGCACGGCGATCCGCTATGTCCGCCCAGGCGGACGCATCGCGGTCATCAGTTTCCACTCCGGCGAGGACCGTGTGGTCAAGCGTCAGTTCGCAGCATGGCGCGTGGCCGGCTTGGTCGAGGTGCTGACGCGCAAGCCGCTGACGCCGAGTGCGCTCGAGATCGCCGCCAATCCGCGCAGCCGCAGCGCGAAGCTGCGCGCCGCTCAGAGGAGCGCATAA